A region from the Tahibacter amnicola genome encodes:
- a CDS encoding cold-shock protein gives MSNRQSGVVKWFNDAKGFGFITPESGADLFVHFRAIQGTGFKTLQEGQRVTFIAVQGQKGMQADQVQVV, from the coding sequence ATGTCGAATCGTCAGAGCGGTGTTGTCAAGTGGTTCAACGACGCTAAGGGCTTTGGTTTCATCACCCCGGAAAGCGGCGCCGACCTCTTCGTTCACTTCCGCGCGATTCAGGGCACGGGTTTCAAGACCCTGCAGGAAGGCCAGCGTGTTACCTTCATCGCCGTTCAGGGCCAGAAGGGCATGCAGGCTGACCAGGTTCAGGTCGTCTGA
- a CDS encoding TIGR04222 domain-containing membrane protein — protein MSSIGLDWPADHQALWQRIAAHDFGTRGDALDFPARLAREHGWSRSHAEQAIEEYRRFCFLAVVAPDPVTPSDVVDEVWHLHLTYSRDYWETFCPCVLGKSLHHQPTRGGRDEDHKHYRQYADTLASYQAWFGAPPAEFWPGAQEAFRSAAAYRRVDMRRVVLLPRPRWPRAQTLWRATAALAALAIAPLLQAAELNPLELTGPEFLGLYLVLAIVCAIVSKVLRRNARDMRASSSSPNLDAWSVAYLAGGPTRVADAAVAELMSRQQAHWSDQTRTVVVHDARAISEYPLDVVAHELGKGTALHALPAAITPALARIEQSLVQRKLLVPEPQRKRVALLGALPFIALMGLGMAKIAVGISRDRPVGFLIVLVIVTAIAALVLFLNRPWTATAGDAALKQLRQRHAHATRAPRDRDVGLAVALAGTAVLAGTAYAAYHDVRAPASSSSSSSDSSSGCSSSGDSDSGGGGCGGCGGGGGD, from the coding sequence ATGTCTTCGATCGGATTGGACTGGCCGGCCGACCACCAGGCCCTTTGGCAGCGCATCGCCGCACACGATTTCGGAACCCGGGGCGACGCCCTGGATTTTCCCGCCCGTCTCGCCCGCGAACATGGCTGGAGCCGCAGCCATGCCGAACAGGCGATCGAGGAATACCGCCGCTTCTGCTTTCTGGCCGTCGTTGCGCCGGATCCGGTCACACCCAGCGACGTGGTCGACGAAGTCTGGCACCTGCACCTGACCTATTCGCGCGATTACTGGGAAACCTTCTGTCCGTGCGTGCTCGGCAAGTCGCTGCATCACCAGCCTACGCGCGGCGGTCGCGACGAAGATCACAAGCACTACCGCCAGTACGCCGATACGCTGGCCAGCTACCAGGCCTGGTTCGGCGCACCGCCGGCGGAATTCTGGCCCGGTGCCCAGGAAGCATTCCGCAGCGCAGCCGCCTATCGCCGCGTCGACATGCGCCGCGTCGTGCTGTTGCCGCGCCCGCGCTGGCCACGTGCACAGACACTCTGGCGCGCCACTGCCGCGCTGGCCGCCCTGGCGATTGCACCGCTGCTGCAGGCGGCCGAGCTTAACCCGCTGGAACTGACGGGGCCGGAGTTTCTCGGCCTCTACCTCGTCCTCGCGATCGTGTGTGCGATCGTCTCCAAGGTGTTGCGCCGCAACGCGCGTGATATGCGCGCCAGCTCATCCAGTCCGAACCTGGACGCCTGGTCCGTCGCCTACCTCGCCGGCGGGCCCACCCGCGTCGCCGATGCGGCCGTGGCTGAGCTGATGTCACGCCAGCAGGCGCATTGGTCGGACCAGACGCGCACTGTCGTCGTCCACGATGCGCGCGCCATCTCCGAATACCCGCTGGATGTCGTCGCGCACGAACTGGGCAAGGGCACGGCATTGCACGCACTGCCAGCCGCCATCACGCCCGCACTGGCTCGCATCGAACAATCCCTGGTGCAGCGCAAACTGCTGGTGCCCGAACCGCAGCGCAAACGCGTTGCCCTGCTCGGCGCACTGCCCTTTATCGCGCTCATGGGCCTGGGCATGGCGAAAATTGCCGTCGGCATCAGCCGTGACCGGCCGGTCGGCTTCCTGATCGTGCTGGTGATCGTGACGGCAATCGCGGCACTGGTGCTGTTCCTCAACCGCCCGTGGACCGCCACCGCCGGCGACGCTGCGCTCAAACAGCTGCGCCAGCGGCATGCGCACGCCACGCGAGCGCCGCGCGACAGGGATGTCGGCCTGGCCGTGGCACTGGCCGGCACGGCCGTTCTCGCGGGTACGGCGTATGCGGCGTACCACGATGTACGCGCCCCCGCGTCGTCGTCCTCGTCGTCCTCGGATTCGAGCAGCGGCTGCAGCAGCAGCGGCGACAGCGACAGTGGCGGCGGTGGATGCGGCGGCTGTGGCGGTGGCGGCGGCGACTAG
- a CDS encoding DUF3606 domain-containing protein produces MHSTSQPTFANNSSDSINILVNWEVNYWSTRWGVTPEQLLRAVSEVGTNVRVVQAHLADQGRAQTMQ; encoded by the coding sequence ATGCACAGCACGAGTCAGCCGACGTTTGCGAACAACAGCAGTGATTCGATCAATATCCTGGTGAATTGGGAAGTCAATTACTGGTCCACCCGCTGGGGTGTGACGCCGGAACAGCTATTGCGTGCGGTGTCGGAAGTCGGCACCAATGTGCGGGTTGTCCAGGCGCATCTGGCGGACCAGGGGCGCGCGCAGACGATGCAGTGA